A region of Vigna radiata var. radiata cultivar VC1973A chromosome 10, Vradiata_ver6, whole genome shotgun sequence DNA encodes the following proteins:
- the LOC106775090 gene encoding vacuolar cation/proton exchanger 5 isoform X4, protein METRVEGKPTRLASGFSDNLSDTCKMGTPNGRGMHKYDDEIPFDSEINYHQSESSLVEVLGSHSGESLTVHHETLAGELQGWVFALSLLGIMPMAERLGYATEQLAFYSGDTVGGLLTATFGNATELIISIYALKSGMTRVVQLSLLGSILSNMLLVLGCAFLCGGIVNHKKEQVFNKATASVNSGLLLMAVMGILFPAVLHYTHTEVHVGKSELFLSRFSSCVMLVAYAAYLFFQLKSQRSLYVSVNEEEGQSGNDSNDDESPDISKWESIIWLSVMTAWISILSEYLVGAIEGASTAWDIPIAFISVILLPLVGNAAEHASAIMFAMKDKLDISLGVAIGSSTQISMFVIPFCVVIGWIMGNSMDLNFQLFETAALFLTVIVVAFMLQEGTANYFKGLMLILCYLIVAASFYVHIDSSE, encoded by the exons ATGGAGACTCGGGTTGAAGGGAAACCTACTCGTCT TGCATCAGGGTTCTCAGATAACTTGTCTGACACTTGCAAG ATGGGTACTCCAAATGGAAGAGGAATGCACAAGTACGATGATGAAATTCCTTTTGACTCCGAAATAAATTATCACCAGTCAGAATCTAGTCTGGTGGAGGTACTTGGATCACATTCTGGAGAATCTCTTACTGTTCATCATGAAACGCTGGCTG GTGAACTACAGGGTTGGGTCTTTGCTCTGAGTTTGTTGGGTATAATGCCTATGGCGGAGCGGTTAGGTTATGCTACCGA GCAGCTGGCATTTTACAGTGGAGATACTG TTGGGGGTCTTTTAACTGCTACATTTGGAAATGCAACAGAATTGATCATCTCAATATATGCACTGAAAAGTGGAATGACACGGGTTGTCCAGCTCTCTTTGCTGGGATCAATTTTGTCCAATATGTTACTAGTGCTTGGATGTGCATTCTTATGCGGTGGGATTGTTAATCATAAGAAAGAACAAGTGTTTAACAAG GCAACAGCTTCTGTGAATTCAGGATTATTGTTGATGGCAGTCATGGGCATACTTTTCCCAGCTGTTCTACACTACACACATACCGAGGTTCATGTTGGGAAGTCAGAGTTGTTCCTTTCAAGATTCAGCAGCTGTGTCATGCTTGTGGCCTATGCTGCATACCTGTTTTTTCAGTTAAAAAGTCAAAGAAGTCTCTATGTCTCTGTGAACGAG GAAGAGGGTCAGAGTGGAAACGACTCAAATGACGATGAATCACCAGATATTTCGAAATGGGAATCAATAATATGGCTTTCCGTTATGACTGCTTGGATTTCAATCTTGTCTGAATACTTGGTTGGCGCTATAGAG GGAGCATCTACTGCATGGGACATTCCAATTGCATTTATCAGTGTCATATTGCTTCCACTAGTGGGGAATGCGGCTGAGCATGCCAGTGCTATAATGTTTGCCATGAAAGATAAACTT GACATTTCCCTAGGGGTTGCAATAGGCTCATCCACACAGATATCTATGTTTGTG ATACCATTTTGTGTTGTTATTGGCTGGATAATGGGGAACTCTATGGACTTGAACTTTCAACTATTTGAAACTGCAGCACTATTTCTTACTGTTATAGTTGTAGCCTTCATGTTGCAG GAAGGAACTGCTAATTACTTCAAAGGATTAATGCTTATTCTTTGCTATCTGATTGTGGCTGCCAGTTTTTATGTACATATAGATTCCTCTGAATAG
- the LOC106775090 gene encoding vacuolar cation/proton exchanger 5 isoform X2, which translates to METRVEGKPTRLASGFSDNLSDTCKMGTPNGRGMHKYDDEIPFDSEINYHQSESSLVEVLGSHSGESLTVHHETLAGIVYRSIRVVIFSNKLNLLMPFGPLAILVQKLTAHLGWVFALSLLGIMPMAERQLAFYSGDTVGGLLTATFGNATELIISIYALKSGMTRVVQLSLLGSILSNMLLVLGCAFLCGGIVNHKKEQVFNKATASVNSGLLLMAVMGILFPAVLHYTHTEVHVGKSELFLSRFSSCVMLVAYAAYLFFQLKSQRSLYVSVNEEEGQSGNDSNDDESPDISKWESIIWLSVMTAWISILSEYLVGAIEGASTAWDIPIAFISVILLPLVGNAAEHASAIMFAMKDKLDISLGVAIGSSTQISMFVIPFCVVIGWIMGNSMDLNFQLFETAALFLTVIVVAFMLQEGTANYFKGLMLILCYLIVAASFYVHIDSSE; encoded by the exons ATGGAGACTCGGGTTGAAGGGAAACCTACTCGTCT TGCATCAGGGTTCTCAGATAACTTGTCTGACACTTGCAAG ATGGGTACTCCAAATGGAAGAGGAATGCACAAGTACGATGATGAAATTCCTTTTGACTCCGAAATAAATTATCACCAGTCAGAATCTAGTCTGGTGGAGGTACTTGGATCACATTCTGGAGAATCTCTTACTGTTCATCATGAAACGCTGGCTGGTATTGTTTATAGGAGCATACGAGTTGTGATTTTCTCTAACAAACTCAACTTGCTTATGCCTTTTGGGCCTCTTGCAATTCTTGTGCAGAAGTTGACTGCTCATCTT GGTTGGGTCTTTGCTCTGAGTTTGTTGGGTATAATGCCTATGGCGGAGCG GCAGCTGGCATTTTACAGTGGAGATACTG TTGGGGGTCTTTTAACTGCTACATTTGGAAATGCAACAGAATTGATCATCTCAATATATGCACTGAAAAGTGGAATGACACGGGTTGTCCAGCTCTCTTTGCTGGGATCAATTTTGTCCAATATGTTACTAGTGCTTGGATGTGCATTCTTATGCGGTGGGATTGTTAATCATAAGAAAGAACAAGTGTTTAACAAG GCAACAGCTTCTGTGAATTCAGGATTATTGTTGATGGCAGTCATGGGCATACTTTTCCCAGCTGTTCTACACTACACACATACCGAGGTTCATGTTGGGAAGTCAGAGTTGTTCCTTTCAAGATTCAGCAGCTGTGTCATGCTTGTGGCCTATGCTGCATACCTGTTTTTTCAGTTAAAAAGTCAAAGAAGTCTCTATGTCTCTGTGAACGAG GAAGAGGGTCAGAGTGGAAACGACTCAAATGACGATGAATCACCAGATATTTCGAAATGGGAATCAATAATATGGCTTTCCGTTATGACTGCTTGGATTTCAATCTTGTCTGAATACTTGGTTGGCGCTATAGAG GGAGCATCTACTGCATGGGACATTCCAATTGCATTTATCAGTGTCATATTGCTTCCACTAGTGGGGAATGCGGCTGAGCATGCCAGTGCTATAATGTTTGCCATGAAAGATAAACTT GACATTTCCCTAGGGGTTGCAATAGGCTCATCCACACAGATATCTATGTTTGTG ATACCATTTTGTGTTGTTATTGGCTGGATAATGGGGAACTCTATGGACTTGAACTTTCAACTATTTGAAACTGCAGCACTATTTCTTACTGTTATAGTTGTAGCCTTCATGTTGCAG GAAGGAACTGCTAATTACTTCAAAGGATTAATGCTTATTCTTTGCTATCTGATTGTGGCTGCCAGTTTTTATGTACATATAGATTCCTCTGAATAG
- the LOC106775090 gene encoding vacuolar cation/proton exchanger 5 isoform X3, whose translation MGTPNGRGMHKYDDEIPFDSEINYHQSESSLVEVLGSHSGESLTVHHETLAGIVYRSIRVVIFSNKLNLLMPFGPLAILVQKLTAHLGWVFALSLLGIMPMAERLGYATEQLAFYSGDTVGGLLTATFGNATELIISIYALKSGMTRVVQLSLLGSILSNMLLVLGCAFLCGGIVNHKKEQVFNKATASVNSGLLLMAVMGILFPAVLHYTHTEVHVGKSELFLSRFSSCVMLVAYAAYLFFQLKSQRSLYVSVNEEEGQSGNDSNDDESPDISKWESIIWLSVMTAWISILSEYLVGAIEGASTAWDIPIAFISVILLPLVGNAAEHASAIMFAMKDKLDISLGVAIGSSTQISMFVIPFCVVIGWIMGNSMDLNFQLFETAALFLTVIVVAFMLQEGTANYFKGLMLILCYLIVAASFYVHIDSSE comes from the exons ATGGGTACTCCAAATGGAAGAGGAATGCACAAGTACGATGATGAAATTCCTTTTGACTCCGAAATAAATTATCACCAGTCAGAATCTAGTCTGGTGGAGGTACTTGGATCACATTCTGGAGAATCTCTTACTGTTCATCATGAAACGCTGGCTGGTATTGTTTATAGGAGCATACGAGTTGTGATTTTCTCTAACAAACTCAACTTGCTTATGCCTTTTGGGCCTCTTGCAATTCTTGTGCAGAAGTTGACTGCTCATCTT GGTTGGGTCTTTGCTCTGAGTTTGTTGGGTATAATGCCTATGGCGGAGCGGTTAGGTTATGCTACCGA GCAGCTGGCATTTTACAGTGGAGATACTG TTGGGGGTCTTTTAACTGCTACATTTGGAAATGCAACAGAATTGATCATCTCAATATATGCACTGAAAAGTGGAATGACACGGGTTGTCCAGCTCTCTTTGCTGGGATCAATTTTGTCCAATATGTTACTAGTGCTTGGATGTGCATTCTTATGCGGTGGGATTGTTAATCATAAGAAAGAACAAGTGTTTAACAAG GCAACAGCTTCTGTGAATTCAGGATTATTGTTGATGGCAGTCATGGGCATACTTTTCCCAGCTGTTCTACACTACACACATACCGAGGTTCATGTTGGGAAGTCAGAGTTGTTCCTTTCAAGATTCAGCAGCTGTGTCATGCTTGTGGCCTATGCTGCATACCTGTTTTTTCAGTTAAAAAGTCAAAGAAGTCTCTATGTCTCTGTGAACGAG GAAGAGGGTCAGAGTGGAAACGACTCAAATGACGATGAATCACCAGATATTTCGAAATGGGAATCAATAATATGGCTTTCCGTTATGACTGCTTGGATTTCAATCTTGTCTGAATACTTGGTTGGCGCTATAGAG GGAGCATCTACTGCATGGGACATTCCAATTGCATTTATCAGTGTCATATTGCTTCCACTAGTGGGGAATGCGGCTGAGCATGCCAGTGCTATAATGTTTGCCATGAAAGATAAACTT GACATTTCCCTAGGGGTTGCAATAGGCTCATCCACACAGATATCTATGTTTGTG ATACCATTTTGTGTTGTTATTGGCTGGATAATGGGGAACTCTATGGACTTGAACTTTCAACTATTTGAAACTGCAGCACTATTTCTTACTGTTATAGTTGTAGCCTTCATGTTGCAG GAAGGAACTGCTAATTACTTCAAAGGATTAATGCTTATTCTTTGCTATCTGATTGTGGCTGCCAGTTTTTATGTACATATAGATTCCTCTGAATAG
- the LOC106775090 gene encoding vacuolar cation/proton exchanger 5 isoform X6, translated as MKRWLKLTAHLGWVFALSLLGIMPMAERLGYATEQLAFYSGDTVGGLLTATFGNATELIISIYALKSGMTRVVQLSLLGSILSNMLLVLGCAFLCGGIVNHKKEQVFNKATASVNSGLLLMAVMGILFPAVLHYTHTEVHVGKSELFLSRFSSCVMLVAYAAYLFFQLKSQRSLYVSVNEEEGQSGNDSNDDESPDISKWESIIWLSVMTAWISILSEYLVGAIEGASTAWDIPIAFISVILLPLVGNAAEHASAIMFAMKDKLDISLGVAIGSSTQISMFVIPFCVVIGWIMGNSMDLNFQLFETAALFLTVIVVAFMLQEGTANYFKGLMLILCYLIVAASFYVHIDSSE; from the exons ATGAAACGCTGGCTG AAGTTGACTGCTCATCTT GGTTGGGTCTTTGCTCTGAGTTTGTTGGGTATAATGCCTATGGCGGAGCGGTTAGGTTATGCTACCGA GCAGCTGGCATTTTACAGTGGAGATACTG TTGGGGGTCTTTTAACTGCTACATTTGGAAATGCAACAGAATTGATCATCTCAATATATGCACTGAAAAGTGGAATGACACGGGTTGTCCAGCTCTCTTTGCTGGGATCAATTTTGTCCAATATGTTACTAGTGCTTGGATGTGCATTCTTATGCGGTGGGATTGTTAATCATAAGAAAGAACAAGTGTTTAACAAG GCAACAGCTTCTGTGAATTCAGGATTATTGTTGATGGCAGTCATGGGCATACTTTTCCCAGCTGTTCTACACTACACACATACCGAGGTTCATGTTGGGAAGTCAGAGTTGTTCCTTTCAAGATTCAGCAGCTGTGTCATGCTTGTGGCCTATGCTGCATACCTGTTTTTTCAGTTAAAAAGTCAAAGAAGTCTCTATGTCTCTGTGAACGAG GAAGAGGGTCAGAGTGGAAACGACTCAAATGACGATGAATCACCAGATATTTCGAAATGGGAATCAATAATATGGCTTTCCGTTATGACTGCTTGGATTTCAATCTTGTCTGAATACTTGGTTGGCGCTATAGAG GGAGCATCTACTGCATGGGACATTCCAATTGCATTTATCAGTGTCATATTGCTTCCACTAGTGGGGAATGCGGCTGAGCATGCCAGTGCTATAATGTTTGCCATGAAAGATAAACTT GACATTTCCCTAGGGGTTGCAATAGGCTCATCCACACAGATATCTATGTTTGTG ATACCATTTTGTGTTGTTATTGGCTGGATAATGGGGAACTCTATGGACTTGAACTTTCAACTATTTGAAACTGCAGCACTATTTCTTACTGTTATAGTTGTAGCCTTCATGTTGCAG GAAGGAACTGCTAATTACTTCAAAGGATTAATGCTTATTCTTTGCTATCTGATTGTGGCTGCCAGTTTTTATGTACATATAGATTCCTCTGAATAG
- the LOC106775090 gene encoding vacuolar cation/proton exchanger 5 isoform X5 has protein sequence METRVEGKPTRLASGFSDNLSDTCKMGTPNGRGMHKYDDEIPFDSEINYHQSESSLVEKLTAHLGWVFALSLLGIMPMAERLGYATEQLAFYSGDTVGGLLTATFGNATELIISIYALKSGMTRVVQLSLLGSILSNMLLVLGCAFLCGGIVNHKKEQVFNKATASVNSGLLLMAVMGILFPAVLHYTHTEVHVGKSELFLSRFSSCVMLVAYAAYLFFQLKSQRSLYVSVNEEEGQSGNDSNDDESPDISKWESIIWLSVMTAWISILSEYLVGAIEGASTAWDIPIAFISVILLPLVGNAAEHASAIMFAMKDKLDISLGVAIGSSTQISMFVIPFCVVIGWIMGNSMDLNFQLFETAALFLTVIVVAFMLQEGTANYFKGLMLILCYLIVAASFYVHIDSSE, from the exons ATGGAGACTCGGGTTGAAGGGAAACCTACTCGTCT TGCATCAGGGTTCTCAGATAACTTGTCTGACACTTGCAAG ATGGGTACTCCAAATGGAAGAGGAATGCACAAGTACGATGATGAAATTCCTTTTGACTCCGAAATAAATTATCACCAGTCAGAATCTAGTCTGGTGGAG AAGTTGACTGCTCATCTT GGTTGGGTCTTTGCTCTGAGTTTGTTGGGTATAATGCCTATGGCGGAGCGGTTAGGTTATGCTACCGA GCAGCTGGCATTTTACAGTGGAGATACTG TTGGGGGTCTTTTAACTGCTACATTTGGAAATGCAACAGAATTGATCATCTCAATATATGCACTGAAAAGTGGAATGACACGGGTTGTCCAGCTCTCTTTGCTGGGATCAATTTTGTCCAATATGTTACTAGTGCTTGGATGTGCATTCTTATGCGGTGGGATTGTTAATCATAAGAAAGAACAAGTGTTTAACAAG GCAACAGCTTCTGTGAATTCAGGATTATTGTTGATGGCAGTCATGGGCATACTTTTCCCAGCTGTTCTACACTACACACATACCGAGGTTCATGTTGGGAAGTCAGAGTTGTTCCTTTCAAGATTCAGCAGCTGTGTCATGCTTGTGGCCTATGCTGCATACCTGTTTTTTCAGTTAAAAAGTCAAAGAAGTCTCTATGTCTCTGTGAACGAG GAAGAGGGTCAGAGTGGAAACGACTCAAATGACGATGAATCACCAGATATTTCGAAATGGGAATCAATAATATGGCTTTCCGTTATGACTGCTTGGATTTCAATCTTGTCTGAATACTTGGTTGGCGCTATAGAG GGAGCATCTACTGCATGGGACATTCCAATTGCATTTATCAGTGTCATATTGCTTCCACTAGTGGGGAATGCGGCTGAGCATGCCAGTGCTATAATGTTTGCCATGAAAGATAAACTT GACATTTCCCTAGGGGTTGCAATAGGCTCATCCACACAGATATCTATGTTTGTG ATACCATTTTGTGTTGTTATTGGCTGGATAATGGGGAACTCTATGGACTTGAACTTTCAACTATTTGAAACTGCAGCACTATTTCTTACTGTTATAGTTGTAGCCTTCATGTTGCAG GAAGGAACTGCTAATTACTTCAAAGGATTAATGCTTATTCTTTGCTATCTGATTGTGGCTGCCAGTTTTTATGTACATATAGATTCCTCTGAATAG
- the LOC106775090 gene encoding vacuolar cation/proton exchanger 5 isoform X1, translating into METRVEGKPTRLASGFSDNLSDTCKMGTPNGRGMHKYDDEIPFDSEINYHQSESSLVEVLGSHSGESLTVHHETLAGIVYRSIRVVIFSNKLNLLMPFGPLAILVQKLTAHLGWVFALSLLGIMPMAERLGYATEQLAFYSGDTVGGLLTATFGNATELIISIYALKSGMTRVVQLSLLGSILSNMLLVLGCAFLCGGIVNHKKEQVFNKATASVNSGLLLMAVMGILFPAVLHYTHTEVHVGKSELFLSRFSSCVMLVAYAAYLFFQLKSQRSLYVSVNEEEGQSGNDSNDDESPDISKWESIIWLSVMTAWISILSEYLVGAIEGASTAWDIPIAFISVILLPLVGNAAEHASAIMFAMKDKLDISLGVAIGSSTQISMFVIPFCVVIGWIMGNSMDLNFQLFETAALFLTVIVVAFMLQEGTANYFKGLMLILCYLIVAASFYVHIDSSE; encoded by the exons ATGGAGACTCGGGTTGAAGGGAAACCTACTCGTCT TGCATCAGGGTTCTCAGATAACTTGTCTGACACTTGCAAG ATGGGTACTCCAAATGGAAGAGGAATGCACAAGTACGATGATGAAATTCCTTTTGACTCCGAAATAAATTATCACCAGTCAGAATCTAGTCTGGTGGAGGTACTTGGATCACATTCTGGAGAATCTCTTACTGTTCATCATGAAACGCTGGCTGGTATTGTTTATAGGAGCATACGAGTTGTGATTTTCTCTAACAAACTCAACTTGCTTATGCCTTTTGGGCCTCTTGCAATTCTTGTGCAGAAGTTGACTGCTCATCTT GGTTGGGTCTTTGCTCTGAGTTTGTTGGGTATAATGCCTATGGCGGAGCGGTTAGGTTATGCTACCGA GCAGCTGGCATTTTACAGTGGAGATACTG TTGGGGGTCTTTTAACTGCTACATTTGGAAATGCAACAGAATTGATCATCTCAATATATGCACTGAAAAGTGGAATGACACGGGTTGTCCAGCTCTCTTTGCTGGGATCAATTTTGTCCAATATGTTACTAGTGCTTGGATGTGCATTCTTATGCGGTGGGATTGTTAATCATAAGAAAGAACAAGTGTTTAACAAG GCAACAGCTTCTGTGAATTCAGGATTATTGTTGATGGCAGTCATGGGCATACTTTTCCCAGCTGTTCTACACTACACACATACCGAGGTTCATGTTGGGAAGTCAGAGTTGTTCCTTTCAAGATTCAGCAGCTGTGTCATGCTTGTGGCCTATGCTGCATACCTGTTTTTTCAGTTAAAAAGTCAAAGAAGTCTCTATGTCTCTGTGAACGAG GAAGAGGGTCAGAGTGGAAACGACTCAAATGACGATGAATCACCAGATATTTCGAAATGGGAATCAATAATATGGCTTTCCGTTATGACTGCTTGGATTTCAATCTTGTCTGAATACTTGGTTGGCGCTATAGAG GGAGCATCTACTGCATGGGACATTCCAATTGCATTTATCAGTGTCATATTGCTTCCACTAGTGGGGAATGCGGCTGAGCATGCCAGTGCTATAATGTTTGCCATGAAAGATAAACTT GACATTTCCCTAGGGGTTGCAATAGGCTCATCCACACAGATATCTATGTTTGTG ATACCATTTTGTGTTGTTATTGGCTGGATAATGGGGAACTCTATGGACTTGAACTTTCAACTATTTGAAACTGCAGCACTATTTCTTACTGTTATAGTTGTAGCCTTCATGTTGCAG GAAGGAACTGCTAATTACTTCAAAGGATTAATGCTTATTCTTTGCTATCTGATTGTGGCTGCCAGTTTTTATGTACATATAGATTCCTCTGAATAG